DNA from Deltaproteobacteria bacterium:
CTGATCTGCTGATCCACCAGGAATCATTGCACACCGGGCAATTACCAGGAAATCTCACTGAAGAGGCTGCTCTTCCTTGCCACAGCAGTGGCAGAACAAAATAGTCCGTTCATTAGGTGGATGCCTGCTGGCAACCGCAGTCATCATAGAAAAATTGGGCAGGGCATGCATTTTGCTTCCCAAATAGCCACTTGACGAATGCGGCCATTTTCTTGTATTTGGTGTGGCCATGGTGTGCTGAGCAGGAAAGCTATGTTCTGGGAGAGTGGAAATGATGCCGGAGCATAAATTGACACGACGCGCCTTTCTGGGTGCAGGATTGGCGGCCGCCGGCAGCCTGTGCCTGCCGACTTCTGTGTGCGCTGCGATCCGCAGGCAGCTGGTCCCGGCGCGCTCCCTTTCTTTTTACAACCTCCATACAGAGGAGCATCTGGAGGTCGTTTATTGGCAAGGCGGCAAATATCTCGCAGAAGGACTGGCAGAAATCAACTATATCCTTCGGGATTATCGTACAGGCGAGCTACACCGCATCGAGACGCGTCTCCTTGATTTGCTTTATGCGCTCAGAGAGAAAATTTGCTGCCGCCAGCCTTTCCAGGTCATCTCCGGTTACCGCTCCCCTGCTACCAACGCCTACCTTCGCAAAAAAAGCAGGGCAGTAGCCAAACACAGTCTTCACATCGAGGGTAAAGCCATCGATATCCGGCTAGCGGGCTATCCTCTCTCTCGCCTGCGAGATACGGCTGCATCCTTGAGGGGTGGAGGAGTGGGCTATTATCCCCGCTCCAATTTCGTTCACCTAGACGTGGGAAAAATCAGATACTGGTAAGATACTGCCTGTTCGGCTGACACTCTGTTCACGGTCTGGGCGGCCTCTCTTCGAGTGCCTTTTCCAGAATTGCATCACGCCCGTAAATGTCATAACGAAAATTGACCACGCCCTCTTTGTCTACCCAGGCAGTCCAGTAGAGCAGGTGAACTGGCATGGGCTCGGGCAACCGAACAGCCAGGGTGCGGTTGCTGGCAAGGACCTCCAGGATTTTTTGACGACTCCAGTTGGGATCGTCTCTCAACAGGTAAGTAGCCAGCTCTATTGGTTTGGCAATGCGAATGCACCCCGAACTGAAACCTCTGCGGGCGTTTTTGAACAAGCCTTGAGCCGGGGTGTCGTGCAGGTACACACTGAACTTGTTGGGAAACATGAACTTCACCCGTCCCAGCGCATTCAATGGTCCTGGCTTCTGCACCAGCCTGTACCTGAAATTATGGCTGTTGAGCAGGCGCCAGTCCACTGTTGTCGGATCGATCTGCGGCGCATCCTCTTGCCAACTCTGGAAGACCTGGATTCTCTGTCTGGCCAGATACTGAGGATCCTGCCGCACCTTTGGCAAAATATCTTTCACCGCAATAACCTGAGGAATATTCCAGGTAGGATTGAAAACCAGATAGGTCATCATGCCGCTGAAAACTGGCGTGCGGCGGAAGGGCCTGCCCACCACCACCTTGCTGGTCAGCACCTGTTGGTGATCTTCGATGACCTCGGCCCTGAAACTGGCAATATTTACCAGGATGTACTTCCTGCCGAGATCACGGGAGATCCACCGCCAGCGCTCCATGTTCATCTCCAGCATCCGGAGGCGCTGCTGCACCGGTACATTCAGGGCCGCCAGAGTACGGCGGCCCACAATGCCGTCCTCTGTCAAGCCGTTTCTCTTCTGAAAGCGGATGACTGCCTCTTCTAGAACGTCATCGAACAGGGTCTGCTGCCCCGGCAGCGCCGAGGTGAGATCACCGGTAATTGCCAGACGAAGCCGGAGTGTGCTGATTCGTGCATCTTTCACACCCTTCTTCAGTGTTGCGCCTTTGGCAACAAGCGGCCAGCCACCCTGGCGCTCGAGCTGACGGTATTTTAGCAGGGCTTGCTGCAGTCTCTTATAGCCGGCATGAGGAGGAGCCAGCTGCGCGAGTGTTTCCTGTATTTTGTGAGATGTGAGGGCCTCCTGCAAAATTGCAGCCAGGTCTGCTGTTCTGTTAAAAGCAAGCCATTCACTGTGAATAGTCTCGGGATTTACCCTTCCAGCCAGCAGATGAGAACCATACAGCAGAAAGGCATCCGTCAACAGCAGATCCAGCTCTGCAACATGTTCTGCCTCGAGCGATTTCCCTTCTGATTGTCTCGCTGTCGACTCAGCAAGCAGCTTTTCTATGCTTCGCAGGTGATAGTCCTCAGGGCGCAGACCCTGGCGGTCTGCCAGTTTGATTGCCTCGACGAGAGCAGTTGCTTCCGGCCTGGGGCCTGTTGCCGTGACCCAGGCAGGCTCGAATCTACGCCGTTCATAAAAACGGGGAATCGCCAGGGAACCGCAGATTATTTCACCATGGCAGACAAACCGCGGCTGCGAGGTTACTTCATCTAGTTTCATAAGAAGACGGCTGCGGATATTAGCCGCAAGGTTCTCTGCTGGCAGGGCTTGCAGATTGCTGGCAGGCACGGCTGCCACAATGGAGAGCAGCGACAGGAGCAACACCCATAAGGTGCAAGGCCTCTTTGGTCCTTTCCCAGGAAAAAACATATACCTCTTGCTGTAGATTCTAATGACGTACCCCTAGAAACAGGTTTACTTTCTTCTCCATGATTTGCCAGCCCGAACTCCTGGTGAGCCGATATCTATTATCCTTGCAGACAGGCTGAAAAGGCTACACCTACTATACGTAGCATGCAAGTGCAACAATTGCCGTCTATTGTTATAATTGTCATTGAAATCTGCCAGAAATTCAACTGTAGAGCCAATATTTCGCATAAACGAGAGCCCCCGGCGCTACCGGCAGCCCTCGGTGCAGATCAGTAAGAAAGTACAGAGAAGTTGCCTGGTCGCCTTTGAGACTCCCCTGTCAATCTTCTGTCCAGAACTTCTCATGTGGACTGCAGCCCACTTTCTAGTAGCTGCCTTCTCTGGTTGCTTCAGCCCGCTCTTCATTCGACATTTGAGCAAGACGTTCCACCTCGTTCATATCCAGGCCGAGTTTCTCGCCAACCCGCCGGCCGTAGTCCGGATCCGCTTTGAAAAATATGGCGGTCTGCCGGTACTGCAAGCGCTTCATAGCATTGCCCAGATGATCCACTATGTTGCCGACAAGGTGCTGGCGATCTTGCTCTGTCATGACATCCCGGTAGAGATTGCCGGCCTGGACAAAATCATCATTTGGATGAGTGACGGCGTGGCGATCCGCTTCACCGGAAACAGCAAAGGGAGGTTCAGCTGCTGCTGGATCGGGTGCTGGGCCGCCAAAACTGTTCGGCCAGTAGTTCGGTCCGCCACCACCGTTGGCATCAAAACGCATGAAGCCGTCACGCTGATAGCTCATCTCGGGAGCTGCCTTGGGTGCGTTTACAGGCAGCAGGTGATAGTTGGGCCCCAGCCTATGAATGTGGGTATCATGATAGGAGAAAAGCCTCGCCTGGAGCATTTTGTCTGGAGAGGCTGCTATCCCCGGCACCAGATTCCCGGGACTGAATGCGGCCTGCTCAACTTCGGCAAAATAGTTTTCTGGGTTGCGATTCAGCACCAGTCGGCCCACTTCAATGGGTGGCACCTCAGCGTGAGGCCACACTTTGGTAATGTCAAAGATGTCCCAGGCAAACTCCCTGGCTTGCTCGGGGGTCAGGATCTGCACCTGCATGGTCCAGGAAGGATAGTCACCCTGCTCAATGGCCTGGTAAAGGTCGCGGGTAGCCTGGTCAGGATCCTCGCCGGCCAGTCTGGTGGCCTCCTCACGGGTCAGGTTCTCAATGCCCTGGTCTGTCTTGAAGTGGTACTGAACCCAGAAGTACTCCCCCTTGCTGTTGTACCATTTGAAGGTGTGGCTGGAGTAGCCGTTCATGTGGCGATAGTTTTTCGGGGTGCCGCGGTCTGAAAAAAGGATGGTCACCTGATGGATGGACTCTGGCGTGAGAGAGAGAAAATCCCAGAACATGTCGGCATCAGGCAGATTGGTAGCCGGATGGCGTTTTTGAGTGTGAATGAAATCCGGGAACTTCAGCGGGTCGCGGATAAAGAAGACCGGTGTATTGTTCCCTGTCATGTCATAGTTTCCTTCCTCAGTGTAAAATTTGATGGCAAAACCCCGCGGATCGCGAGCGGAGTCCGGGGAGCCCTTCTCACCACCTACCGTGGAAAAGCGCACGAATACTTCGGTGCGTTTGCCCACCTCTGAAAGGAACTTTGCCCTGGTGTACTTGGTCACATCCGCAGTAACTTCAAAGTAGCCGTAAGCGCCGGCGCCCTTGGCATGCACCACTCTCTCTGGAATGCGCTCCCGGTCGAAGTGCGCCAGTTTTTCGAGCAGGTGGACATCCTGCATCAACACCGGTCCTCGTGCCCCAGCGGTGAGACTGTTCTGATCATCCGCCACAGGTATCCCAAATGCGGTGGTCAAAATCTTTTTCTTTGCTGCCATAACACACCTCCTTTTTGCGTCATTATGACGATTCGCCTTTTTCTCTAGATAATTTGCCCGAAGATCATCAGCTCCCCTATCCACCTCCCTTCTTCGAGCAGCGGTTCTTTCTTTATTCCTCCCGTCTGACCGGCCCGCGGCTCTTTACCGTTGACAGGAAAACTGATTAACTCTGATATAAGAGCTTAACCTATACCGTATTAACTCCTATTAACAATCAAAAAGAGAGAAACTATCTTCATCTGGACTTGCAAACATCGCAATAGCCCTCCAGATGAACCACCTGCTCCACAACAACAAATCTTTTTGCTATCTGTGCCGGAATCTCGAGGGCGTCATATGATGGATTCTTGAAATCCACTATTTTGCCACATTCGAGACAGCGGAAATGGTGATGCGGCTCAAGGTTTGGATCAAATCTCTTGGGGTCACCAGAACTCTCCACCAGCTTTGCCAGTCCGATCTTGTGGAATGTCTGCAATGTGCGGTTTACCGTATCCAGGGAAATGTTGGGCAGGTATTTTCTCACACTATTGAAAATCATCACCGCTGAGGGATGCTGGCCGGACGATATCAACTCTTTGTAGATAACAACCCTTTGAGGAGTGATGCTGAGGCCATTTTCACGGCAGACGCGCTCAAAGGCGCGCAGCCTCTCATCACTGTTGTCGATTTGCTCATCCAGGTACACTAGCATTCCTCTCCTGGGGTAATGATGTCAAGCCACAGGCAGCAAAGCATTTGGCGGGCCTGTCTTTCAAGCCAATCTAGGATTCTATCCTATATCGTATCAACTCTTATTTGTCAACCAATAATTTTAGCCCCGGGAAATTGGCAACTCTGGCAAATTTGATCCAGGGAGGTGATCAGCTAGCGTCCGAGAGCGATGTGTCCACAGAGAAACAAAAGAATTCTCGCTTTCTGCTGTTGAAAGAATTCTAGCATTTCAACAAGCCTATCCACATCCGCCACCGCATCTGAAGCCATCTCCCTCAACAGTCGAAAAAAATGTTGCGCCGACATGGAGGCCCA
Protein-coding regions in this window:
- a CDS encoding DUF882 domain-containing protein; the encoded protein is MMPEHKLTRRAFLGAGLAAAGSLCLPTSVCAAIRRQLVPARSLSFYNLHTEEHLEVVYWQGGKYLAEGLAEINYILRDYRTGELHRIETRLLDLLYALREKICCRQPFQVISGYRSPATNAYLRKKSRAVAKHSLHIEGKAIDIRLAGYPLSRLRDTAASLRGGGVGYYPRSNFVHLDVGKIRYW
- a CDS encoding L,D-transpeptidase family protein: MKLDEVTSQPRFVCHGEIICGSLAIPRFYERRRFEPAWVTATGPRPEATALVEAIKLADRQGLRPEDYHLRSIEKLLAESTARQSEGKSLEAEHVAELDLLLTDAFLLYGSHLLAGRVNPETIHSEWLAFNRTADLAAILQEALTSHKIQETLAQLAPPHAGYKRLQQALLKYRQLERQGGWPLVAKGATLKKGVKDARISTLRLRLAITGDLTSALPGQQTLFDDVLEEAVIRFQKRNGLTEDGIVGRRTLAALNVPVQQRLRMLEMNMERWRWISRDLGRKYILVNIASFRAEVIEDHQQVLTSKVVVGRPFRRTPVFSGMMTYLVFNPTWNIPQVIAVKDILPKVRQDPQYLARQRIQVFQSWQEDAPQIDPTTVDWRLLNSHNFRYRLVQKPGPLNALGRVKFMFPNKFSVYLHDTPAQGLFKNARRGFSSGCIRIAKPIELATYLLRDDPNWSRQKILEVLASNRTLAVRLPEPMPVHLLYWTAWVDKEGVVNFRYDIYGRDAILEKALEERPPRP
- a CDS encoding catalase, whose amino-acid sequence is MAAKKKILTTAFGIPVADDQNSLTAGARGPVLMQDVHLLEKLAHFDRERIPERVVHAKGAGAYGYFEVTADVTKYTRAKFLSEVGKRTEVFVRFSTVGGEKGSPDSARDPRGFAIKFYTEEGNYDMTGNNTPVFFIRDPLKFPDFIHTQKRHPATNLPDADMFWDFLSLTPESIHQVTILFSDRGTPKNYRHMNGYSSHTFKWYNSKGEYFWVQYHFKTDQGIENLTREEATRLAGEDPDQATRDLYQAIEQGDYPSWTMQVQILTPEQAREFAWDIFDITKVWPHAEVPPIEVGRLVLNRNPENYFAEVEQAAFSPGNLVPGIAASPDKMLQARLFSYHDTHIHRLGPNYHLLPVNAPKAAPEMSYQRDGFMRFDANGGGGPNYWPNSFGGPAPDPAAAEPPFAVSGEADRHAVTHPNDDFVQAGNLYRDVMTEQDRQHLVGNIVDHLGNAMKRLQYRQTAIFFKADPDYGRRVGEKLGLDMNEVERLAQMSNEERAEATREGSY
- a CDS encoding transcriptional repressor; amino-acid sequence: MLVYLDEQIDNSDERLRAFERVCRENGLSITPQRVVIYKELISSGQHPSAVMIFNSVRKYLPNISLDTVNRTLQTFHKIGLAKLVESSGDPKRFDPNLEPHHHFRCLECGKIVDFKNPSYDALEIPAQIAKRFVVVEQVVHLEGYCDVCKSR